The Micropterus dolomieu isolate WLL.071019.BEF.003 ecotype Adirondacks linkage group LG22, ASM2129224v1, whole genome shotgun sequence genome contains a region encoding:
- the LOC123961296 gene encoding DEP domain-containing protein 7-like produces the protein MTSIKERAAALNLAEKLCVRPQAHGVASKPVQSFSMWSGLISQLRSSVTVKRRRVHLKSHNDCFLGSEAVDVLAEHINRVRGIEGATVSRGKVVCVCQALLDCNVFEAVGTKVFGKDKKQDAFQDSKSALYRFVDVCTPSVDELERSVLVNGIQNLFCSANSDRQEEQTCPTGLHVQMSTPVRFTQTSIKANQPDTPASASLSLEPLVDSLSPSRVQTDTVLPQSLVEEVWQEQTLLRLLNLVELPMLEGVLQCSQTPSSPPPLNLLAHSNPDLIYSSNHLDRQILKALRNSQEDEWLCTALDCLDFLPDQPVVELSRELPHCFPQDQDSCEQVSAGSSSQDGGQSGEQLCLSQSGLAQCKLLLYRTLVKHYSHADRPPLLPQHMTDIYTAVTDLLVNAKLGTALEALQLCLKLLPPSCRDELRRLLTFMALAGDPQGIKLDKEMENRLAVKRSFSRAILLSKALSKEKEDLMVVFMLSNIKDIFKIPGALHKSVSDKLASLVQGKQPDMTGYTFCQQVSSRTHADTTKKSTNQELWALLNSIQLDTKMSAKERKRLLGQFYQAHPEIFIQYFGESAVRVL, from the exons ATGACCTCGATAAAAGAAAGAGCCGCGGCCCTGAACCTTGCAGAAAAGTTGTGTGTGCGTCCACAAG CACATGGAGTGGCCAGTAAACCAGTCCAGTCTTTCTCCATGTGGAGTGGCCTCATCTCCCAGCTCAGGTCCTCTGTGACAGTGAAGCGCAGACGAGTCCACCTCAAGTCTCACAATGACTGTTTCCTCGGCTCAGAGGCTGTGGACGTGCTGGCAGAACACATTAATCGTGTCAGAGGCATTGAGG GTGCCACTGTGTCACGGGGCAAAGTAGTGTGCGTGTGCCAGGCTCTGTTGGACTGTAATGTATTTGAGGCGGTGGGAACCAAAGTCTttggaaaagacaaaaagcaggATGCCTTTCAGGACAGCAAGAGTGCTCTTTACAG GTTTGTAGATGTGTGTACTCCTTCAGTCGATGAGTTGGAAAGAAGTGTGCTGGTGAATGGGATCCAAAACCTCTTCTGCAGTGCTAATTCAGACAG GCAGGAAGAGCAGACATGTCCCACTGGGTTACATGTTCAGATGTCCACCCCTGTCCGATTTACTCAGACATCCATAAAAGCCAACCAACCGGACACTCCTGCCAGTGCCAGCCTGTCACTGGAGCCTCTGGTGGACAGTCTGAGTCCCAGCAGAGTACAGACTGACACTGTTTTACCACAGTCAT TGGTAGAGGAGGTGTGGCAGGAGCAGACTCTGCTCAGGCTGTTAAACCTAGTGGAGCTCCCCATGCTGGAAGGGGTGCTTCAGTGCAGCCAGACCCCATCCTCTCCCCCTCCATTAAACCTGCTGGCTCACAGTAACCCAGACCTGATCTACAGCAGCAACCACCTGGATAGACAGATCCTCAAGGCCTTGAGGAACTCGCA GGAAGATGAGTGGCTCTGTACAGCTCTGGACTGTCTGGACTTCCTCCCTGATCAGCCAGTGGTAGAGCTGAGCAGGGAGCTGCCTCACTGTTTCCCACAAGATCAGGACAGCTGTGAGCAAGTGTCAGCTGGTAGTAGTTCACAAGATGGAG GGCAGTCTGGTGAGCAGCTTTGTCTCTCCCAGAGTGGTTTGGCCCAGTGTAAGCTGCTGCTGTACAGGACCCTGGTGAAACACTACAGCCACGCAGACAGACCTCCACTGCTGCCCCAGCACATGACTGACATCTACACAGCCGTCACTGACCTGCTGG TCAATGCCAAGTTGGGCACAGCTCTTGAGGCTCTGCAGCTGTGTCTGAAGCTGCTGCCTCCCTCCTGCAGAGACGAGCTGCGCAGGCTGCTTACATTCATGGCTCTGGCAGGTGACCCGCAGGGGATAAAGCTGGACAAGGAG ATGGAGAACAGACTGGCAGTGAAGAGGTCTTTCTCGAGGGCAATCCTCCTCAGCAAGGCTCTTTCAAAGGAGAAAGAGGACCTGATGGTGGTCTTCATGCTCAGCAACATAAAGGACATTTTTAAG ATACCAGGGGCTCTGCACAAAAGCGTGAGTGACAAGCTGGCCAGCCTTGTACAGGGGAAGCAACCCGACATGACGG GCTATACATTCTGTCAGCAGGTCTCCAGCAGGACTCACGCTGATACTACAAAGAAGTCCACCAACCAGGAACTGTGGGCTCTGCTAAACAGCATCCAGCTGGACACCAAGATGTCTGCCAAGGAGAGAAAGCGCCTACTTGGACAGTTTTACCAAGCCCACCCAGAGATATTTATCCAGTACTTTGGGGAATCTGCTGTTCGAGTGCTATAG